DNA sequence from the Sinorhizobium sp. RAC02 genome:
ACGATCTCAAGAAAAAGGCCGTCGACATCGCAGAGATGCGCGAGACGTTGATCTTCGGCCAGGCCTATCAGGGGGGCGCACCGCTGGACCCTATGGCGGCCGTTGCAGCCTTGCCGGATGATGCGGAAATCTGCGGCTGCAACGGCGTCTGCAAGGGCAGGATCGTCTCGACCATAACGGACAAGGGCCTGACGTCGCTCGACGACGTGCGCGCCCACACCAAGGCATCCGCCTCCTGCGGCTCCTGCACCGGCCTCGTCGAGCAACTGATGACGCTGACGCTTGGGGAAAGCTACAACCCTGCGGCCGTCCAGCCGATGTGCGGCTGCACCGATCTCGGCCATGACGACGTGCGCCGCCTGATCAAGGCGAAAGGGCTGAAGACCATTCCTGCCGTCATGCAGGAACTGGAATGGAAAACGTCCTGCGGCTGCGCCAAATGCCGGCCGGCCCTCAACTACTACCTCGTCTGCGACTGGCCGGACGAATATGCCGACGACTACCAGTCGCGCTTCATCAACGAGCGCGTGCACGCCAACATCCAGAAGGACGGCACCTATTCCGTCGTGCCGCGCATGTGGGGCGGGGTCACCAATGCGGGCGAACTGCGCGCTATCGCCGACGTGGTCGACAAGTTCGAGATCCCGCTGGTCAAGGTGACGGGCGGCCAGCGCATCGATCTGCTCGGCATCGAGAAGGAGGACCTGCCCGCCGTCTGGGCCGATCTCGGCAAGGCCGGTTTCGTTTCGGGCCAGGCCTATGCCAAGGGCCTGCGCACAGTGAAGACCTGTGTCGGCTCCGACTGGTGCCGCTTCGGCACGCAGGATTCCACCGGCCTCGGCATCAAGATCGAGAAGTTCATGTGGGGTTCGTGGACGCCGGCCAAGCTGAAGCTGGCGGTCTCCGGCTGTCCGCGCAACTGCGCCGAGGCGACCTGCAAGGACATTGGCGTCATCTGCGTCGACAGCGGTTTCGAGATCCATTTTGCCGGTGCCGCCGGCCTCGACATCAAGGGCACGGAGGTGCTCGGCCTCGTGAGAACGGAGGACGAGGCGATGGAGCACATCGTGGCACTGACACAGATGTATCGCGAGCAGGCGCGTTATCTCGAGCGTATCTACAAATGGGTAAAACGCATCGGTCTCGAGGAAATCCGCCGCCAGATCATCGGCGATGCGGACAAGCGCAAGGCCTATTACGAGCGTTTCGTCTTCTCCCAGAAGTTCGCCCAGGTCGACCCCTGGTCGGAGCGTGTCTCCGGCAAGGACAAACACGAGTTCAAGCCG
Encoded proteins:
- the nirB gene encoding nitrite reductase large subunit NirB, whose protein sequence is MTEKLVIIGNGMAPGRMLEHLLEKAPEHYQVTIFNAEPRVNYDRIMLSPVLSGEKDYEQIIIHGDGWYIKHGITLYKGHRIVAIDRDAKTVTSDHGVTESYDKLVIATGSVPFIIPVPGNTLPGVITYRDLDDVQAMLLAAQSREKAVVIGGGLLGLEAAAGLAGRGMDVTVLHVMPTLMDRQLDPAAGYLLQKELEGRGIKIICKANTKAIVGNGRVEGIELDDGRIIPATLVVMAVGIRPSVGLAKEAGLAVNRGIVVDNGMQTSDGSILALGECAEVAGQVYGLVAPLYEMARVAASHLAGERSAAFVHSDTPTKLKVTGIELFSLGDFADGDDREEIVLRDASAGVYKRLVLKENRIIGTVLYGETSDGAWFNDLKKKAVDIAEMRETLIFGQAYQGGAPLDPMAAVAALPDDAEICGCNGVCKGRIVSTITDKGLTSLDDVRAHTKASASCGSCTGLVEQLMTLTLGESYNPAAVQPMCGCTDLGHDDVRRLIKAKGLKTIPAVMQELEWKTSCGCAKCRPALNYYLVCDWPDEYADDYQSRFINERVHANIQKDGTYSVVPRMWGGVTNAGELRAIADVVDKFEIPLVKVTGGQRIDLLGIEKEDLPAVWADLGKAGFVSGQAYAKGLRTVKTCVGSDWCRFGTQDSTGLGIKIEKFMWGSWTPAKLKLAVSGCPRNCAEATCKDIGVICVDSGFEIHFAGAAGLDIKGTEVLGLVRTEDEAMEHIVALTQMYREQARYLERIYKWVKRIGLEEIRRQIIGDADKRKAYYERFVFSQKFAQVDPWSERVSGKDKHEFKPMATVGYNQAAE